TGCGCTGGCTGCCCGACCACCTCGACGGCGACCTGGCCGTGGCCCGCCTGGCCGCCCGCGCCGGCATGAGCCCCCGCACCTTCGCCCGTGCCTTCCGGGCCCAGGTCGGGACCACGCCAGCGGCCCACGTGGAGGCCCTCCGCGTGGAGGCGGCGCGGCGACTGCTGGAGACCACCGACCTCACCGTCGCCGCCGTGGCCCGCGCCGTGGGCCTGGGCCGGCCCGAGACGCTCCACCGAGCCTTCTCCCGCCGGGTCGGCACCACGCCGGACCGGTACCGGCAGCACCACGCCCACCCCACCACCACAGGAGCCACGCCGTGAAGATCGCCCTGCCCGTCTACCCGGGCCTCACCGTCCTCGACCTCATCGGTCCCTTCCAGGTCCTCAGCCAGCTGCCGAGCGAGGAGGTCGTGCTGGTCACGTCCGAGCCCGGCATCGTGGCCGACGACACCGGGCTGGTGCGCCTCGAGGTCACCACCGCCCTGGCCGACGTGCCCGCCCCCGACGGGGTGGTCGTCCCCGGCGGGTTCGGCACCCGCCGCCTGCTGCGCGACGGCGACCCGCTGGTCGACTGGCTGGCCGCGGTCCACCCGACCACCACCTTCACCGCCAGCGTGTGCACCGGCGCCCTGCTCCTCGGCCAGGCCGGGATCCTCGACGGCCTGGAGGCCACCACCCACTGGAGCGCCTACGACACCCTCGCCTCCCTCGGGGCCACGCCCACGGCCGAGCGGGTGGTGCGCCGGGGGAAGGTGTGGACCGCGGCCGGGGTGTCGGCCGGGATCGACCTGGCCCTCGCCCTGGTGGCCGACCTCCACGACGACGACGTGGCCCGGGCCGTCCAGCTGGGGATCGAGTACGACCCCCAGCCGCCGTTCGACGCCGGGTCGCCCTCCAAGGTCGACCCCGACCTGCTCGCCTTCGTGCGGGCCGTGTCGGCCGAGCGCGAGGCCGCCGCCCTGGCCTGAACCCCCCATCCCTGCGACGCCCGTCAGCGGTCGTGCTGGTCGAGCGTCGCAGGTTCGGGGGGTGGCGGTCGGCCGGTCGTTCCTGCGACGTCCGTCAGCGGTCGTGCTGGTCGAGCGTCGCAGGTTCGGGGGGCGGGGGGATGGCGTTCGGACCGTCGACGTCGACGTCGGTGTCGGGCCGTCGGCGTCGGGGCCCGGGTCAGCCGTGCTGCCAGACCCGCTGGCGGAGGGTGCGGGTGCCCTCCAGGGCGACGGCGTCGAGGCGGGCCCGCTCGTCGCCGGTGAGCGACCACCCCAGGGCGCCCGCGTTCTGGGCCGCCTGGTCGGCGTCCTTGGCCCCCGGGATGGGCACGGTGCCGTGCTCGATGAGCCAGCGCAGGGCCACCTGGGCGGGCGTGCGGTCGTGGGCCTCGGCCACCTCGCGCTGGACGGCGACCACGCGCTCCACCTCCTCCATGGGGTGGGTCGAGAACGTGCGGCTGCCGGGCGGGGGCGCGGCGGACGAGTACTTGCCGGTGAGGCGACCCTGGCCGAGCGGCGAGTAGGCGAGGGGCACCACGCCGAGCCGGCGGCAGGCGTCGAGGAGCCCGACGGTGTCGGGGCGGCGCCGCAGCAGCGAGACCTCGACCTGGTTCGAGGCCAGCGCCACGCCCTGGCGACCGAGGGCGACGTGGATCCGCTCCATCTCCCGCACCGAGTAGTTCGACACGCCGACGGCCTGGGTCAGGCCCTCGTCCACCACGGCGGCCAGGGCCTCGGCCAGCGCGCCCTGGGAGCGCAGGCTCACCGGCCCGTGGAGCTGGTAGAGGTCCACGCGCTCGACGCCCAGGCGGTCGATGGAGGCGCGCAGGGCGTCGCGCAGCGCGGTGCGCACGCCCAGCTTGTGGGGCAGCGGCATGAACTTGGTGGCCAGCACCAGGCCGTCCCGGCGGGAGGGGTCGGCCGCCAGCAGCCGGCCGATGATGCGCTCGCTCTCCCCACCGCCGTAGACCTCGGCCGTGTCGACCAGGGCCACCCCGGCGTCGAGGGTGGCCGTCCAGGCCTCGGCGATGCGGTCCTCGGTGAGGTCGGTGTCGTAGCCCCCCATCCCCCAGGTGGCGCGGTCGCCCCAGGCCCAGGTGCCGAGGCCGAGCGGGGCCACCGAGGTGGGGCAGCCCGGGAAGGTGACGCCGTGGTCG
Above is a window of Iamia majanohamensis DNA encoding:
- a CDS encoding DJ-1/PfpI family protein, with the translated sequence MKIALPVYPGLTVLDLIGPFQVLSQLPSEEVVLVTSEPGIVADDTGLVRLEVTTALADVPAPDGVVVPGGFGTRRLLRDGDPLVDWLAAVHPTTTFTASVCTGALLLGQAGILDGLEATTHWSAYDTLASLGATPTAERVVRRGKVWTAAGVSAGIDLALALVADLHDDDVARAVQLGIEYDPQPPFDAGSPSKVDPDLLAFVRAVSAEREAAALA
- a CDS encoding aldo/keto reductase, whose translation is MTDHGVTFPGCPTSVAPLGLGTWAWGDRATWGMGGYDTDLTEDRIAEAWTATLDAGVALVDTAEVYGGGESERIIGRLLAADPSRRDGLVLATKFMPLPHKLGVRTALRDALRASIDRLGVERVDLYQLHGPVSLRSQGALAEALAAVVDEGLTQAVGVSNYSVREMERIHVALGRQGVALASNQVEVSLLRRRPDTVGLLDACRRLGVVPLAYSPLGQGRLTGKYSSAAPPPGSRTFSTHPMEEVERVVAVQREVAEAHDRTPAQVALRWLIEHGTVPIPGAKDADQAAQNAGALGWSLTGDERARLDAVALEGTRTLRQRVWQHG